The Gracilimonas sp. genome includes a region encoding these proteins:
- a CDS encoding response regulator has product MDKKQNKTVMIVEDDLILNLLYESYLEKLGYDAEGELVYGKTAIEVAQKIKPDLILMDISLEGEIDGITAMKEIRKFSDVPVIYITGNSDPHHVQRAKETEYLDYLVKPIEFNDLKESIERNYKKIHK; this is encoded by the coding sequence ATGGACAAGAAACAGAATAAAACAGTCATGATCGTTGAAGACGATCTGATTCTGAATCTTCTGTATGAAAGCTACCTGGAAAAATTGGGGTATGACGCGGAAGGGGAACTCGTATATGGTAAAACAGCCATAGAAGTGGCACAGAAGATTAAGCCCGACCTCATCTTAATGGATATTTCTCTTGAAGGGGAAATAGATGGCATCACAGCCATGAAAGAAATTCGCAAGTTTTCAGATGTGCCCGTTATCTACATCACCGGGAATTCTGATCCTCACCACGTTCAAAGAGCGAAAGAAACCGAGTATCTCGATTACCTGGTGAAACCCATTGAATTTAACGACCTGAAAGAATCTATAGAGAGAAATTACAAGAAGATCCATAAATAG
- a CDS encoding outer membrane beta-barrel protein, producing the protein MRRFIPLTILMAVIFSASSLAQLEIGASYELRDEKPKNGFGLRIEKGILEKLPVVNLSLRLHGSYFSEENNVDPNNQSFSYSEDLTNYDVGVAAVGGVSVGLLEPYVGVGLGTENYEKAVKDYNGLPGNRPEDGNESNLYWNLSVGAKVTVIPVLKPFVEYRYSNKELAEPTLADAQNGRIMFGVSLSF; encoded by the coding sequence ATGAGACGATTTATACCCCTTACTATTTTAATGGCCGTTATTTTTTCAGCAAGCAGTTTGGCTCAGCTTGAGATCGGAGCTTCCTACGAGCTTCGTGATGAAAAGCCTAAGAATGGATTTGGCCTTCGAATCGAAAAAGGAATTCTTGAAAAACTGCCGGTGGTGAACCTTTCGCTTAGATTGCACGGAAGTTATTTCAGTGAAGAGAACAACGTGGATCCCAACAACCAGAGCTTCTCTTATTCAGAAGACCTGACCAATTATGATGTAGGAGTAGCTGCAGTTGGTGGTGTTTCTGTAGGACTTCTTGAACCCTACGTAGGCGTGGGACTTGGGACCGAGAATTATGAAAAAGCAGTTAAGGACTACAATGGCCTGCCGGGGAACCGTCCGGAAGACGGAAATGAAAGTAACTTGTACTGGAATCTATCGGTTGGCGCCAAAGTAACGGTGATACCGGTGTTAAAGCCCTTTGTTGAATATCGATATTCTAACAAGGAGCTGGCCGAGCCTACTCTGGCTGATGCTCAAAACGGCAGAATTATGTTTGGTGTGTCTTTAAGTTTTTAA
- a CDS encoding bifunctional (p)ppGpp synthetase/guanosine-3',5'-bis(diphosphate) 3'-pyrophosphohydrolase: MSDTASIDKYDLEGYKLKKAQREDLKQLLTVCRDHIDSVDEQAVTNAFKLCYMSHEDMKRASGEPYYYHPVEVAKIVASEINIDDISVIASLLHDTVEDTDVTLDDIRHWFGDEVAVIIDGVTKITGVFKSRDSKQAEAFMKLLLSMAEDIRVVLIKFADRMHNMRTIQHLKREKQIKIASETMDLYAPLAHRFGLFRIKNELEDLCFKTIDPTSFKFVARKLREKREDREEFINEFMQPIQNELTKMNFKFEIKGRPKHIFSIYRKMQRQQKPFEEIYDLFAIRIILEGQHTKEDCWRVYSIITDWYTPIPERFRDFISVPKANGYQSLHTTVITNKGRKVEVQIRTRRMDDIAEKGLAAHWKYKEGAQQGSDTLDKFVNWVRDVLDNPRPDAATDFVKDFQLNLYKDEIYVFTPDGELRTLPRDATPIDFAFEIHSEIGERAMAAKVNGKMVPLRQKLQNGDQVEIITGNKINLNPDWIDDVVTHKAKSRIRQFIKQKQRKVAEEGREIWNKRAARGNIEISEQELNRFAKRFKYESTQELFFDIGSGVFDVNELFREVKKFKSTGRIEDNEQVEVNPITEEEIQDKYISEARSVGDGKSLFINGELSNIKYSYANCCNPIPGDDVIGFISRTGDVKIHRTMCNNAQHLLKTEAERIVDVNWAKNIDTKFLGAIKVIGGDRVGMINDITDVLSKSLETNMKSINVSSDSGMFEGIITLYVDGISHLGKIMKRLEKVEGVKNVLRYE; the protein is encoded by the coding sequence ATGAGTGATACTGCTTCCATAGATAAATATGACCTTGAGGGTTATAAATTAAAGAAGGCTCAGAGAGAAGATCTGAAGCAGTTACTGACCGTGTGCCGTGATCACATTGACTCGGTGGATGAGCAAGCAGTGACGAATGCTTTTAAACTATGCTACATGTCGCACGAAGATATGAAGCGAGCCTCCGGGGAGCCATATTATTACCATCCGGTGGAAGTGGCCAAAATTGTAGCCAGTGAAATCAATATTGATGATATCTCTGTTATTGCCTCCCTGTTGCACGATACGGTAGAGGACACCGATGTAACCCTGGATGATATCCGGCACTGGTTCGGGGATGAAGTGGCCGTCATTATTGATGGAGTTACTAAAATTACAGGGGTGTTTAAAAGCAGGGATAGCAAGCAGGCCGAAGCGTTTATGAAGCTGCTGCTTTCCATGGCGGAAGATATCAGGGTGGTGCTGATTAAATTTGCCGATCGCATGCACAACATGCGAACCATCCAACACCTGAAGCGGGAAAAGCAGATTAAGATTGCTTCGGAAACCATGGACTTGTATGCCCCGCTTGCTCATCGTTTTGGGTTGTTTCGGATTAAGAACGAGCTGGAAGATCTGTGTTTCAAAACCATAGATCCGACTTCCTTCAAGTTTGTAGCCCGAAAGCTTAGGGAGAAAAGGGAGGACCGGGAAGAATTTATTAATGAGTTCATGCAGCCTATTCAAAATGAGCTGACCAAAATGAACTTTAAGTTTGAAATTAAAGGCCGGCCCAAGCACATCTTCTCTATCTACCGGAAAATGCAGCGGCAGCAAAAACCCTTCGAAGAAATTTATGACCTTTTTGCTATTCGGATTATTCTGGAAGGTCAGCATACAAAAGAAGATTGCTGGAGGGTGTATTCCATCATCACCGATTGGTACACGCCAATACCTGAACGATTCCGGGATTTCATTTCGGTGCCAAAAGCGAACGGCTATCAATCACTACACACTACGGTAATTACTAATAAAGGCCGGAAAGTGGAGGTTCAAATCAGAACCCGCAGGATGGATGACATTGCTGAAAAAGGCCTTGCCGCCCACTGGAAATATAAAGAAGGAGCCCAGCAAGGCTCCGATACCCTCGACAAGTTTGTGAATTGGGTTCGGGATGTACTGGATAATCCACGTCCCGATGCAGCCACCGATTTCGTAAAAGATTTTCAGCTGAACCTGTATAAGGATGAGATCTATGTTTTTACTCCTGACGGCGAACTGAGAACCCTGCCCCGGGATGCAACGCCTATAGACTTTGCTTTTGAAATTCACAGTGAAATCGGGGAACGTGCCATGGCCGCCAAAGTGAACGGGAAGATGGTGCCGCTTCGCCAGAAACTTCAGAATGGGGATCAGGTTGAGATTATCACCGGCAATAAGATCAATCTAAATCCGGACTGGATTGATGATGTGGTTACCCATAAAGCGAAGTCACGAATCCGACAGTTTATAAAGCAGAAGCAGCGTAAAGTTGCCGAAGAGGGACGGGAAATATGGAACAAGAGAGCGGCCCGCGGCAATATTGAAATTTCGGAGCAGGAGCTGAATCGATTTGCTAAAAGGTTTAAGTATGAATCGACCCAGGAGCTGTTTTTTGATATCGGTTCTGGCGTTTTTGACGTAAATGAGCTGTTCCGGGAAGTGAAGAAGTTCAAGAGTACGGGCCGGATTGAAGATAACGAGCAGGTGGAAGTCAATCCCATCACTGAAGAAGAAATTCAGGATAAATACATCAGTGAAGCCCGGTCGGTGGGTGACGGCAAGTCACTCTTTATCAATGGCGAGCTTAGCAATATCAAATATTCCTACGCAAATTGCTGCAACCCAATTCCCGGCGATGATGTGATTGGGTTTATAAGCCGAACCGGGGATGTCAAAATTCACCGGACCATGTGTAACAATGCTCAGCATCTGTTAAAGACAGAAGCAGAACGCATTGTGGATGTAAATTGGGCCAAGAATATTGATACCAAATTCCTTGGAGCCATTAAGGTTATCGGCGGCGACAGGGTGGGTATGATTAATGATATCACGGACGTATTGTCGAAATCGCTTGAGACTAATATGAAAAGTATCAACGTTAGCAGCGACAGCGGCATGTTTGAGGGGATTATCACTCTTTACGTTGACGGTATTTCTCATCTCGGCAAGATCATGAAACGACTTGAAAAAGTAGAAGGCGTTAAAAACGTTCTGCGCTACGAGTAA
- a CDS encoding HU family DNA-binding protein, with protein sequence MMTYTKRDVVRRVAEAMDEPMIQAEPWVDAVIVALREIMMSADTECRIEIRDFGVFEVKETKAKPKARNPKTNEVIYVPAHRKTHFKPSKLMKKFLRQPLEDVKKDK encoded by the coding sequence ATGATGACTTACACAAAACGAGACGTTGTACGTCGGGTTGCAGAAGCAATGGATGAACCTATGATTCAAGCAGAGCCGTGGGTTGATGCTGTGATTGTAGCTTTACGAGAAATTATGATGTCTGCTGATACAGAGTGCAGAATCGAAATTCGTGACTTTGGAGTATTTGAAGTAAAGGAAACAAAAGCTAAACCAAAGGCCAGAAATCCTAAAACAAACGAAGTAATTTACGTGCCGGCGCATCGCAAAACACACTTCAAGCCCAGTAAGTTGATGAAGAAGTTTCTGCGACAGCCTTTAGAGGACGTAAAGAAGGATAAATAA
- the ruvX gene encoding Holliday junction resolvase RuvX yields MQEYARLVGIDVGKKRVGIAQTDLLKTIASPVGTFSPEEALSEIQKITENASVEKFVVGWPLSLKGEEGSATQMVNNFIKKLRHSFPNIDIAKVDERYTSNQARSLMIEAGFPQKKRREKGRVDRIAAAIILQNYLDSNS; encoded by the coding sequence TTGCAGGAATATGCACGGCTTGTCGGTATAGATGTTGGAAAAAAGAGAGTGGGTATTGCTCAAACCGACTTACTCAAAACCATAGCTTCACCGGTCGGCACTTTTTCCCCTGAGGAAGCATTATCTGAAATTCAGAAAATCACAGAAAACGCTTCTGTAGAAAAATTTGTTGTTGGTTGGCCTTTGTCTCTTAAAGGAGAAGAAGGGTCGGCCACACAAATGGTTAATAATTTTATAAAAAAACTGCGCCATTCTTTCCCAAATATAGACATTGCAAAAGTTGATGAGCGATACACATCGAACCAGGCGCGCAGCCTTATGATTGAGGCCGGATTCCCCCAGAAAAAGAGACGCGAAAAGGGGCGGGTTGACCGTATTGCTGCTGCCATCATTTTACAAAACTACTTAGATTCGAATTCTTAA
- the def gene encoding peptide deformylase — protein sequence MPILPIVTYDDPVLRKQADEIEEDSPELQTLIDNMLETMYNADGVGLAAPQIGRSIKLFVMDTDSMIEDGEVPYGPMVFINPLILEKRGNKVPLEEGCLSIPEVNDKVFRPETVIIEFFDRDFNKHRLEAGGWTSRVIQHEYDHLEGVLFLDYLSAFKKRMHKKELKEIDEGNKKVKYPVVPKQEEA from the coding sequence ATGCCCATATTACCAATTGTAACGTACGATGATCCGGTTTTACGGAAACAAGCAGATGAAATAGAAGAAGACAGTCCGGAACTGCAAACCCTGATCGATAATATGCTGGAGACTATGTATAACGCTGATGGCGTTGGATTGGCTGCTCCGCAAATTGGCCGGTCTATCAAATTGTTTGTGATGGATACCGACTCTATGATCGAAGATGGTGAAGTTCCTTACGGTCCTATGGTTTTTATCAATCCGCTGATCCTGGAAAAAAGAGGAAATAAGGTGCCACTCGAAGAAGGCTGCCTGAGTATCCCGGAAGTGAACGACAAAGTGTTTCGCCCCGAAACGGTGATTATCGAGTTTTTTGACCGAGATTTTAACAAGCATAGGCTGGAAGCCGGCGGTTGGACTTCAAGAGTAATTCAGCATGAATATGATCATCTTGAGGGAGTGCTATTTCTGGATTACCTGAGTGCCTTCAAAAAAAGAATGCACAAAAAAGAGCTTAAAGAGATTGATGAAGGCAATAAAAAGGTAAAATACCCGGTAGTCCCCAAACAGGAAGAAGCATAG
- the fmt gene encoding methionyl-tRNA formyltransferase, whose amino-acid sequence MNIVFMGSPEFAIPSLEQIHNSEHTIKAVISNVDKRRGRGSKKSPTLVKAKALELGLPVIEVDDLSSPQFGTQLKALEADLFVVVAFRILPTSVLSIPKKGSINLHASLLPKYRGAAPIHWAIINGEDETGCTVFFLDEKVDTGNIILQQKTEIGDNETTGELYNRLRDMGSELLLESIHKIDSGDYTLSAQDHSKATPAPKLFRDDCHINFNKPAADVHNKIRGLSPFPTAWANWNGEKFNMYRSRLGIAANVDPGELLVKDDKLLVGCLDGTVELTEVQLPGTKRLTGEELLRGYDVEGVLN is encoded by the coding sequence ATGAATATTGTTTTTATGGGTTCACCCGAATTTGCGATTCCAAGCCTGGAGCAAATTCATAATTCTGAACATACCATAAAGGCGGTGATCAGCAATGTGGACAAAAGGCGAGGGCGGGGTTCGAAGAAGTCCCCGACACTTGTTAAGGCGAAAGCGCTGGAATTGGGACTTCCTGTAATTGAGGTTGATGACCTTTCATCTCCGCAATTCGGAACACAACTGAAAGCACTGGAAGCCGACCTTTTTGTGGTTGTAGCCTTCCGTATTTTACCCACCTCGGTTCTAAGTATCCCGAAAAAAGGCTCTATTAACTTACACGCTTCCCTGTTGCCCAAATACCGGGGGGCGGCTCCTATTCACTGGGCCATTATTAATGGAGAAGATGAGACCGGCTGCACTGTTTTCTTTTTGGATGAAAAAGTGGACACCGGCAATATCATCCTTCAGCAAAAAACAGAAATCGGAGATAATGAAACGACCGGAGAATTGTATAACCGGCTCAGGGACATGGGAAGCGAGTTACTGCTGGAGAGCATCCACAAAATAGATTCTGGGGATTATACCTTATCCGCTCAGGATCACTCCAAAGCTACCCCGGCGCCCAAACTCTTCAGGGACGATTGCCACATCAACTTCAATAAACCTGCAGCAGATGTTCATAATAAAATAAGAGGCCTGAGCCCGTTTCCAACAGCCTGGGCTAATTGGAATGGAGAGAAGTTCAATATGTATCGGTCGCGTTTAGGGATTGCCGCCAATGTAGATCCCGGAGAGCTGTTGGTTAAGGACGATAAGCTGCTTGTTGGGTGCCTGGATGGCACGGTAGAATTGACCGAAGTGCAGCTTCCCGGTACAAAAAGACTGACAGGAGAGGAATTATTAAGAGGCTACGACGTTGAGGGAGTGCTGAATTAA
- a CDS encoding ankyrin repeat domain-containing protein — protein MEQSEIFEAAKAGNLEELKKLLKGKMDINETNKSGASALILASEKNHTEVAKFLVEEGADLNIETKMGGTALNRAAENANLELLKYFLEKGASIGNLALIAASRVGNLEAVKLLVEAGADVDAQQRWGHTALMLAAKEGNTDVVKYLIDQGANVKLRDKNGDTAMMIAMDNEQDDIALILRRAGAKAESKPKKEVAPVTDEDEDVDLDDTPDVDDLVSDDDDAPDDVDLDD, from the coding sequence ATGGAGCAATCTGAAATTTTTGAGGCAGCAAAAGCCGGTAATTTGGAAGAGCTGAAAAAGCTTTTGAAAGGCAAAATGGATATCAATGAAACCAACAAGAGTGGTGCCTCTGCTCTGATCCTGGCTTCTGAAAAAAACCACACCGAAGTGGCTAAGTTTCTTGTAGAGGAGGGAGCTGATCTGAATATAGAAACCAAGATGGGGGGAACAGCATTAAACCGTGCAGCTGAAAATGCGAACCTGGAGCTGTTGAAATATTTCCTCGAAAAAGGAGCCAGTATTGGTAACCTTGCTTTAATTGCAGCTTCCCGAGTTGGAAATCTTGAAGCCGTAAAATTATTGGTAGAAGCCGGCGCTGATGTTGATGCCCAGCAACGCTGGGGACACACAGCACTGATGCTGGCCGCAAAAGAAGGCAACACAGATGTGGTGAAGTATTTGATTGACCAGGGTGCCAATGTTAAGCTACGGGATAAGAATGGGGATACTGCTATGATGATCGCCATGGATAATGAGCAGGATGACATTGCCCTAATCCTTAGGAGAGCGGGAGCTAAAGCCGAATCCAAGCCTAAGAAAGAAGTTGCTCCTGTTACGGATGAAGATGAAGACGTTGACCTGGATGATACGCCCGATGTGGACGACCTGGTTTCTGATGATGACGATGCCCCCGATGATGTAGATTTGGACGATTAA
- the pruA gene encoding L-glutamate gamma-semialdehyde dehydrogenase — MPDQTLEKYKNETYLDFSDPTNDKAQKKALEEVRSDFGQEYDLYINGEFVKGDAGTFESKNPSNLSETIGTFQMASKDQAFDALEKAWDAFESWQYVSAEKRAEYLFKAADVVRRRRLEINAWMISEAGKSYLEADADTCEAIDFIEYYAHEALRIDDGMDVLSETWGDYNKTIYMPIGAGISISPWNFPFAIFVGMAVAPIAVGNTVVAKPAPDTPRMGSILTEIFEEVGLPKGVFNFVTGGDIEVGENLAKHPKTRFISFTGSKAVGLHLNKIAAEVADGQKFLKRMVCELGGKNATVVDADADIEKASTEIVKGAFGFQGQKCSASSRVIAHQDIYDELLERVAEKTKALSVGDAKENHIAGPVINQKAVDKIMSYIEIGKKEGRLVAGGKRAETENEGYYIEPTVFADISEDDRIAQEEIFGPVTAFIKAKDTDDALRIANGVDYGLTGAYFSQDPKKIDRALREYRVGNLYINRKCTGALVGAQPFGGFKLSGTDAKAGGRDYLKYFLEPKSTTLRPADGVDYELEDFEFANK, encoded by the coding sequence ATGCCCGACCAGACCTTAGAAAAGTACAAAAATGAGACGTACTTAGATTTTTCTGATCCCACTAACGATAAAGCTCAAAAAAAAGCACTTGAAGAAGTCCGGTCTGATTTTGGCCAGGAGTATGACCTCTACATCAATGGCGAATTTGTTAAAGGTGATGCCGGTACTTTTGAAAGTAAGAACCCATCCAACCTTTCTGAGACTATTGGAACTTTCCAGATGGCCAGCAAAGACCAAGCCTTTGACGCTTTAGAAAAAGCCTGGGATGCTTTCGAAAGCTGGCAATATGTTTCTGCCGAAAAAAGAGCAGAGTATTTATTCAAAGCAGCCGATGTAGTTCGCCGCCGCAGACTGGAAATTAATGCCTGGATGATCAGCGAAGCCGGTAAAAGCTACCTGGAAGCAGATGCCGATACCTGCGAAGCCATCGACTTTATTGAGTATTACGCCCATGAAGCTCTCCGTATTGATGACGGAATGGATGTATTATCTGAAACCTGGGGCGATTACAACAAAACCATTTATATGCCAATTGGCGCCGGTATATCAATTTCTCCGTGGAACTTCCCTTTCGCTATTTTTGTGGGAATGGCCGTTGCCCCAATCGCTGTAGGTAACACCGTTGTAGCTAAGCCTGCCCCTGATACTCCGCGCATGGGTTCCATCCTCACCGAGATTTTCGAGGAAGTGGGACTGCCAAAAGGCGTATTCAACTTTGTAACCGGTGGCGACATTGAAGTAGGTGAGAACCTGGCCAAGCATCCTAAAACCCGGTTTATTTCTTTCACCGGATCTAAAGCCGTAGGCCTTCATCTGAATAAAATTGCAGCTGAAGTAGCTGACGGACAAAAATTCCTTAAGCGAATGGTCTGTGAGCTTGGCGGTAAAAATGCAACGGTTGTAGATGCCGATGCCGATATTGAAAAAGCTTCAACCGAGATCGTGAAAGGTGCCTTTGGGTTCCAGGGACAGAAATGCTCAGCAAGTTCACGAGTAATTGCCCATCAGGACATTTATGATGAACTGCTGGAGAGAGTGGCTGAAAAAACTAAAGCCCTCTCTGTTGGTGATGCCAAAGAAAACCATATTGCAGGTCCTGTAATCAATCAAAAAGCCGTGGATAAAATCATGAGCTACATTGAGATTGGTAAAAAGGAAGGCCGATTAGTAGCCGGTGGTAAACGTGCTGAAACTGAAAACGAAGGGTACTACATTGAGCCTACCGTTTTTGCGGACATTAGCGAAGATGATCGAATTGCCCAGGAAGAAATCTTCGGCCCTGTAACGGCTTTCATCAAAGCCAAAGACACTGACGATGCCCTTCGCATTGCCAATGGTGTTGACTACGGACTAACCGGAGCTTACTTCTCACAAGATCCTAAGAAAATAGACCGGGCATTGAGAGAATACCGCGTCGGTAACCTGTACATAAACCGCAAGTGTACCGGAGCCCTTGTTGGAGCCCAGCCATTTGGTGGCTTCAAGCTAAGTGGTACCGATGCAAAAGCAGGTGGACGAGATTACCTCAAGTATTTCCTTGAGCCGAAATCAACCACACTGCGTCCGGCTGATGGTGTTGATTATGAACTCGAAGATTTTGAGTTCGCAAATAAGTAA
- the gap gene encoding type I glyceraldehyde-3-phosphate dehydrogenase, producing MAKIKVGINGFGRIGRMVTRSILTNHKDTIEIVGVNDLTDTKTLAHLFKYDSAQGTYPGDVSVDGDKMTIDGMSFDVSAERDPANLKWGELGAEVVVESTGFFRDAKSAGKHLEAGAKKVVISAPASGDIQTIVLGVNDEEISDDIEIYSNASCTTNCLAPMAKVLDDNFGLVKGFMTTIHSYTGDQQLVDGPHKDLRRARAAAANIVPTTTGAAKAVGLVLPKLDGKLDGGAVRVPTLTGSLTDFVCEVEKETTAEEVNAAFKAAAEGPMKGILEYADVELVSSDIVGNPHSNIYDSQLTKVDGKMVKIIGWYDNEAGYSARTADLITKIV from the coding sequence ATGGCAAAAATTAAAGTGGGAATTAACGGGTTTGGCCGTATTGGTAGAATGGTGACCCGTTCAATCCTAACTAATCATAAAGATACAATTGAAATTGTTGGAGTAAATGATCTGACAGATACCAAAACTCTGGCTCATCTTTTCAAGTACGATTCAGCCCAGGGTACGTATCCCGGAGATGTTTCTGTGGATGGAGACAAAATGACCATCGATGGAATGAGCTTTGATGTGAGTGCTGAGAGAGATCCCGCGAATCTGAAATGGGGAGAGCTCGGCGCTGAAGTTGTTGTGGAGTCAACCGGCTTTTTCCGTGATGCCAAAAGTGCCGGAAAACATTTGGAAGCTGGTGCCAAAAAAGTAGTTATTTCAGCTCCGGCATCCGGCGATATTCAAACCATCGTTCTCGGAGTTAATGATGAAGAGATTTCTGACGATATAGAAATCTATTCCAACGCAAGCTGTACTACCAACTGCCTGGCACCTATGGCCAAGGTACTTGATGACAACTTTGGGTTGGTAAAAGGATTCATGACCACTATTCACTCTTATACCGGTGATCAGCAGTTGGTAGATGGCCCGCATAAAGATCTTCGCCGTGCCCGAGCAGCCGCTGCAAACATTGTACCTACTACAACAGGTGCAGCTAAAGCAGTTGGACTTGTACTTCCTAAGCTGGATGGTAAACTGGATGGAGGAGCTGTTCGTGTTCCAACCCTAACCGGTTCTTTGACTGATTTTGTATGTGAAGTAGAAAAAGAAACCACTGCCGAAGAAGTAAATGCGGCGTTTAAAGCGGCTGCCGAAGGACCTATGAAAGGAATCCTCGAGTATGCGGATGTGGAACTTGTTTCTTCTGACATTGTTGGAAACCCACATTCAAATATTTACGACAGTCAGCTTACGAAAGTAGATGGCAAAATGGTTAAAATTATCGGATGGTATGATAATGAAGCCGGCTATTCTGCACGAACCGCTGATTTAATTACCAAGATCGTTTAA
- a CDS encoding acetamidase/formamidase family protein, producing MFAASGCVEVDMGKEATTQAPEVDFELTSDQTHNRWSSAIEPVLTVPSGSVIKVGTEEASDQQLDVNSTLEDLANLSFDPIHPLTGPVYVENAEPGDVLKVTLHKIEMGDWGWTAIVPGFGFLADEFTEPYLKTFELGKDKKTAKFSENIEIPLKPFPGVMGVAPDTEEMLSTIPPRENGGNMDDPNITEGSVVYFPVLVEGALFSIGDTHAAQGHGEVCGTAIEAPMNIIYEVEVIKGGRSISEPQYETDDYYAVTAFATTIDEAAKKATRYMIDFLEEEKGMDRQDAYALCSLAGDLKIAEVVDVPHMLVSMHIPKSIFK from the coding sequence ATGTTTGCAGCTTCAGGTTGTGTGGAAGTAGATATGGGAAAAGAGGCAACAACTCAGGCTCCTGAAGTTGATTTTGAGCTTACATCCGATCAAACACATAACCGCTGGAGCAGCGCCATTGAACCGGTGTTGACGGTTCCATCAGGTTCAGTCATAAAAGTTGGAACTGAAGAGGCTTCTGATCAACAACTGGATGTAAATTCTACCTTAGAAGATTTAGCCAATCTGAGTTTTGATCCCATCCATCCGTTAACCGGCCCCGTTTATGTGGAAAATGCCGAGCCCGGAGACGTACTTAAAGTAACGCTTCACAAAATTGAGATGGGCGATTGGGGCTGGACCGCCATCGTGCCCGGTTTTGGATTTTTGGCTGATGAATTCACTGAGCCCTACCTGAAAACGTTTGAGCTGGGTAAAGATAAAAAGACAGCGAAATTTTCTGAGAATATTGAGATCCCACTAAAGCCGTTTCCGGGTGTGATGGGAGTTGCTCCTGATACCGAAGAAATGCTTTCGACCATTCCACCCAGGGAAAATGGTGGGAATATGGATGACCCAAACATCACCGAAGGTTCCGTGGTTTATTTCCCGGTGTTAGTGGAAGGGGCCTTATTCTCAATAGGAGATACCCATGCCGCCCAGGGACACGGGGAAGTATGTGGTACTGCTATAGAAGCACCCATGAATATTATTTATGAAGTGGAAGTGATTAAAGGTGGAAGGTCAATCAGTGAGCCGCAATATGAGACAGACGACTATTACGCGGTTACTGCTTTTGCAACCACCATTGATGAGGCGGCCAAGAAAGCCACCCGATATATGATTGATTTCTTAGAGGAAGAGAAAGGAATGGATCGACAGGATGCATATGCGCTATGTTCGCTGGCCGGAGACCTGAAAATAGCTGAAGTGGTGGATGTGCCTCATATGTTGGTTTCCATGCATATCCCTAAGAGTATTTTTAAGTAA